A region from the Triticum urartu cultivar G1812 chromosome 1, Tu2.1, whole genome shotgun sequence genome encodes:
- the LOC125508769 gene encoding cytochrome P450 86B1-like, giving the protein MGAMDELISSGAHNATTAPFLDAGGLASLLPQVQTVEVLVAVFIFVAIHSLRQRRSLGLPSWPVVGMLPSLLLGVRGDMYEWITGVLKARGGTFTFRGPWFTNLHCVVTADPRNLEHLLKTKFGNFPKGPYFRDTVRDLLGDGIFGADDEVWRQQRKAASLEFHSAEFRALTASSLVELVHRRLLPVLAETEAAGAAVDLQDVLLRLTFDNVCMIAFGADPGCLQKGLPEIPFARAFEDATEATIVRFVTPTAVWRGMRALGVGHERVLRRSLAGVDEFAYDVIRKRREELAAATAAGREEDAAGGLRRADLLTIFTKMRGADGAPAYSDKFLRDICVNFILAGRDTSSVALAWFFWLLSKNRGVEAKILEEVEGIVAARARSGEVEEELVFQPEEVKRMEYLHAALSEALRLYPSVPVDHKEVVEDEVFPDGTVLKKGTKVIYAMYSMGRMESIWGEDCREYRPERWLKDGRFMGESAYKFTAFNGGPRLCLGKDFAYYQMKFAAASILRRYRVDVVQGHPVAPKLALTLFMKHGLKVTLAKRDDKAKL; this is encoded by the exons ATGGGCGCCATGGACGAGCTCATTTCGAGCGGCGCGCACAACGCCACCACGGCCCCGTTCCTCGACGCCGGCGGCCTCGCCAGCCTGCTCCCGCAGGTGCAGACGGTGGAGGTGCTCGTGGCAGTATTCATCTTCGTGGCCATCCACTCGCTCCGGCAGCGGCGCTCGCTGGGCCTCCCGTCGTGGCCGGTGGTCGGCATGCTCCCGTCCCTCCTCCTCGGCGTCCGGGGCGACATGTACGAGTGGATCACGGGCGTCCTCAAGGCGCGCGGCGGCACGTTCACGTTCCGCGGGCCGTGGTTCACCAACCTGCACTGCGTCGTCACCGCCGACCCGCGGAACCTGGAGCACCTGCTCAAGACCAAGTTCGGCAACTTCCCCAAGGGCCCCTACTTCCGCGACACCGTGCGCGACCTCCTCGGCGACGGCATCTTCGGGGCCGACGACGAGGTGTGGCGGCAGCAGCGCAAGGCGGCCAGCCTCGAGTTCCACTCCGCCGAGTTCCGCGCGCTCACGGCCAGCTCGCTGGTGGAGCTCGTGCACCGGCGGCTGCTGCCCGTGCTGGCCGAGACCGAGGCGGCCGGCGCGGCCGTGGACCTGCAGGACGTGCTCCTCCGCCTCACCTTCGACAACGTGTGCATGATCGCCTTCGGCGCCGACCCCGGGTGCCTCCAGAAGGGCCTCCCGGAGATCCCGTTCGCCCGCGCGTTCGAGGACGCCACCGAGGCCACCATCGTGCGCTTCGTCACGCCCACCGCGGTGTGGCGCGGGATGCGCGCCCTGGGCGTGGGCCACGAGCGGGTGCTCCGGCGCTCGCTGGCCGGCGTCGACGAGTTCGCGTACGACGTGATCAGGAAGCGCAGGGaggagctcgccgccgccaccgcggccGGCCGCGAAGAGGACGCCGCCGGCGGGCTCCGTCGGGCCGACCTGCTGACCATCTTCACCAAGATGCGCGGCGCCGACGGCGCCCCGGCCTACTCGGACAAGTTCCTCCGCGACATCTGCGTCAACTTCATCCTGGCCGGGCGCGACACGTCGTCCGTGGCGCTGGCATGGTTCTTCTGGCTGCTCAGCAAGAACCGCGGCGTGGAGGCCAAGATCCTGGAGGAGGTCGAGGGCATCGTGGCGGCGCGGGCCCGCAGcggggaggtggaggaggagctgGTGTTCCAGCCGGAGGAGGTGAAGCGGATGGAGTACCTCCACGCCGCGCTCTCCGAGGCGCTCCGGCTCTACCCGTCCGTCCCCGTCGACCACAAGGAG GTTGTGGAGGACGAGGTGTTCCCCGACGGCACGGTGCTGAAGAAGGGCACCAAGGTGATCTACGCCATGTACTCCATGGGGAGGATGGAGAGCATCTGGGGGGAGGACTGCAGGGAGTACAGGCCAGAGCGGTGGCTCAAGGACGGCCGCTTCATGGGCGAGTCCGCCTACAAGTTCACCGCCTTCAACGGCGGCCCGCGCCTCTGCCTCGGCAAGGACTTCGCCTACTACCAGATGAagttcgccgccgcctccatcctCCGCCGCTACCGCGTCGACGTCGTCCAGGGACACCCGGTGGCGCCCAAGCTGGCGCTCACGCTCTTCATGAAGCATGGCCTCAAGGTGACGCTGGCCAAGAGGGACGACAAGGCCAAGCTCTGA
- the LOC125508789 gene encoding sine oculis-binding protein homolog produces MGQQSKRTCAPTPQVVPPSLPQFLPPLMPHLVPPSAPHLVPPLSAPHLVPPPRQPGPGASIPPQPPKAAAASAPCCLPQTQGPLWYTNVDDLNPEAWVVDSHPPGGFLGFFKNTPSLSQAVSNGTLSQQIKKGDATNGGECARTEKRLLWTKEEDLRFDYAVSW; encoded by the exons ATGGGTCAGCAGTCCAAAAGGACGTGTGCACCGACGCCTCAGGTCGTCCCGCCGTCGCTGCCTCAATTCCTTCCGCCGTTGATGCCGCATCTCGTCCCGCCGTCGGCGCCACACCTTGTCCCGCCGCTGTCGGCGCCACACCTCGTCCCGCCGCCACGCCAGCCCGGACCAGGTGCCTCGATTCCTCCACAGCCACCAAAGGCAGCGGCAGCCTCTGCACCATGCTGTCTCCCCCAGACGCAAGGCCCTTTGTGGTACACGAATGTTGATGATCTGAATCCAGAAGCATG GGTAGTGGATTCTCACCCACCTGGTGGGTTCCTTGGTTTTTTTAAGAACACGCCAAGCCTTTCACAAGCTGTGAGCAATGGGACTTTATCGCAACAAATCAAGAAAGGAGATGCCACCAATGGTGGCGAGTGTGCAAGGACTGAAAAGCGCTTGCTGTGGACAAAAGAGGAAGATCTTAGATTC GACTATGCCGTGTCGTGGTGA
- the LOC125508778 gene encoding uncharacterized protein YpgQ: MAAAAAAAAVRCAEELVEREMSGRDASHDAAHALRVRDLALSLAAEQGVSSPDRLLIVELAALLHDIGDYKYTKDNVEDMSIIKRFLEEVGLEEGQREEIVAIITGMGFKNEVSNKLNAEPTLEFAIVQDADRLDAIGAIGVARCFTYGGSKNSALHDPNVLPRDNLSKEKYMSKEEKQTSINHFHEKLFKLKDMMKTEAGKKRAEKRHKFMENFVAEFYEEWSGRA; the protein is encoded by the exons atggcggcggcggcggcggcggcggcggtgcggtgTGCTGAGGAGCTGGTTGAGAGGGAGATGAGCGGGCGCGACGCCTCCCACGACGCCgcccacgcgctccgcgtccggGACCTCGCGCtctccctcgccgccgagcagGGCGTCTCCTCCCCCGACCGCCTCCTCATC GTGGAACTGGCTGCTCTCCTGCACGACATCG GTGATTACAAGTACACCAA GGATAATGTGGAGGATATGAGCATCATCAAAAGGTTTCTTGAAGAGGTAGGGTTGGAGGAGGGACAGAGGGAGGAAATAGTGGCCATTATTACAGGGATGG GATTCAAAAATGAGGTTTCAAATAAGCTTAATGCGGAGCCCACTCTTGAGTTTGCAATCGTGCAAGATGCAGATCGTCTGGATGCAATTGGTGCGATTG GTGTTGCAAGATGTTTTACATATGGAGGGAGCAAGAACAGTGCATTACATGATCCTAACGTACTTCCACGGGATAATTTGTCAAAGGAGAAGTATATGTCCAAGGAGGAGAAACAAACATCAATTAATCATTTCCACGAGAAACTTTTTAAGTTGAAGGACATGATGAAGACCGAG GCTGGGAAAAAGAGAGCAGAGAAAAGGCACAAGTTCATGGAAAATTTTGTGGCTGAATTCTATGAAGAGTGGAGTGGCAGGGCTTGA